Part of the Poecilia reticulata strain Guanapo linkage group LG2, Guppy_female_1.0+MT, whole genome shotgun sequence genome is shown below.
GAAAGTCAAGAGCCCCCTCTCTCAACACCTCTGAATTAAGTTTTCAAATGGGATCCCTTAACGGTAGGAAGAGACTTTCCGGTGGACTGTCTTAAATACTGATCCACCACTTTGCAATTRTTGTCTCAATCTTCCATATGACATTAAAGAGGCATGTTATCCATGACAGTAGTGCAATGTCTAGTCTTTCCTACTCAGAGTCACAGACACATTTTCCAGAACTTCTTTGAGGTTTATCAATGGTTATTTTCTATAGTCTCATGAAATTCCTTTCTTTCTGAAATCCTGTCAGCCATTTCAGAAGCTTTAACCCTTCCGTGGTTTTAGCTTGACAATCAGGAAGAGCACGGAAAATGTCACAGTCGGAAAGCAGGGAAGTTGGGGTGTTGTAACGTCAGACTGTCAGATTCAAAaaccacacacataaaaaaaactgcttaaaagTGCACATGGGTTCAGTGCAACCCCTTTAGGCTGCGAACAGAGTAAAAAACTTTTGGGTTCTAAATGACCCCGACTCTTAAGGTCGCGGAAAGGTTAAGAAACAATCAGGCACAAATGCCTTCCTCTTCAGTTTGACAGCCTCCTATAGTTACCATCTGGACTGGCACAGAGGACCTTTTAATCACAGCTCCTGAAAGCAACATCTGCAACAAAAGCCACAAACTCAACTGTGTCTGAGGATAAACCTACAACTGATCCACCTCTAAACAAATCAAGAAAACCCTTAATCCTGCTTTTactctaaatataatttatttcactccacaaaaaaagcaacaaagtgCTCACTCATTATTAAAGTGTCTTCTCCCCTTTGGTTTTGATCCTTTTTTTgtacaaactttttctgttggacctttttaagaaaaatcctAGTACatttgtttctcttattttaaagaatttaacattttcacattcttGGAAATAAGTCTTTAACTGACtagttttacatttcaatataAATCCAGGCCAtatgtacaggtccttctcaaaaaatttgcatattgtgataaagttcattattttccataatgtaatgataaaaattaaactgtcatattttagattcattgcacaccaactgaaatatttcaggtcttttattgttttaatactgatgattttggcatgcagctcatgaaaacccaaaattcctatctcaaaaaattagcatatcatgaaaaggttctctgaacgagcaattaacctaatcatctgaatcaacaaagtaactctaaacacctgcaaaagattcctgaggtttttaaaaactcccagcctggttcattactcaaaaccgcaatcatgggtaagactgccgacctgactgctgtccagaaggccaccATTGACACcttcaagcaagagggtaaggcacagagaaatttctgaacgaataggctgttcccagagtgctgtatcaaggcacctcagtgggaagtctgtgggaaggaaaaagtgtggcaggacCTTGAGGAaaattgtggagaagggccgattccagaccttgggggacctgcggaagcagtggaccgagtctggagtagaaacatccagagccaccgtgcacaggcgtgtgcaggaaatgggctacaggtgcNNNNNNNNNNNNNNNNNNNNNNNNNNNNNNNNNNNNNNNNNNNNNNNNNNNNNNNNNNNNNNNNNNNNNNNNNNNNNNNNNNNNNNNNNNNNNNNNNNNNNNNNNNNNNNNNNNNNNNNNNNNNNNNNNNNNNNNNNNNNNNNNNNNNNNNNNNNNNNNNNNNNNNNNNNNNNNNNNNNNNNNNNNNNNNNNNNNNNNNNNNNNNNNNNNNNNNNNNNNNNNNNNNNNNNNNNNNNNNNNNNNNNNNNNNNNNNNNNNNNNNNNNNNNNNNNNNNNNNNNNNNNNNNNNNNNNNNNNNNNNNNNNNNNNNNNNNNNNNNNNNNNNNNNNNNNNNNNNNNNNNNNNNNNNNNNNNNNNNNNNNNNNNNNNNNNNNNNNNNNNNNNNNNNNNNNNNNNNNNNNNNNNNNNNNNNNNNNNNNNNNNNNNNNNNNNNNNNNNNNNNNNNNNNNNNNNNNNNNNNNNNNNNNNNNNNNNNNNNNNNNNNNNNNNNNNNNNNNNNNNNNNNNNNNNNNNNNNNNNNNNNNNNNNNNNNNNNNNNNNNNNNNNNNNNNNNNNNNNNNNNNNNNNNNNNNNNNNNNNNNNNNNNNNNNNNNNNNNNNNNNNNNNNNNNNNNNNNNNNNNNNNNNNNNNNNNNNNNNNNNNNNNNNNNNNNNNNNNNNNNNNNNNNNNNNNNNNNNNNNNNNNNNNNNNNNNNNNNNNNNNNNNNNNNNNNNNNNNNNNNNNNNNNNNNNNNNNNNNNNNNNNNNNNNNNNNNNNNNNNNNNNNNNNNNNNNNNNNNNNNNNNNNNNNNNNNNNNNNNNNNNNNNNNNNNNNNNNNNNNNNNNNNNNNNNNNNNNNNNNNNNNNNNNNNNNNNNNNNNNNNNNNNNNNNNNNNNNNNNNNNNNNNNNNNNNNNNNNNNNNNNNNNNNNNNNNNNNNNNNNNNNNNNNNNNNNNNNNNNNNNNNNNNNNNNNNNNNNNNNNNNNNNNNNNNNNNNNNNNNNNNNNNNNNNNNNNNNNNNNNNNNNNNNNNNNNNNNNNNNNNNNNNNNNNNNNNNNNNNNNNNNNNNNNNNNNNNNNNNNNNNNNNNNNNNNNNNNNNNNNNNNNNNNNNNNNNNNNNNNNNNNNNNNNNNNNNNNNNNNNNNNNNNNNNNNNNNNNNNNNNNNNNNNNNNNNNNNNNNNNNNNNNNNNNNNNNNNNNNNNNNNNNNNNNNNNNNNNNNNNNNNNNNNNNNNNNNNNNNNNNNNNNNNNNNNNNNNNNNNNNNNNNNNNNNNNNNNNNNNNNNNNNNNNNNNNNNTCCCATGTAGTTGGGGCGGTCATAGACCATGAAGCAGCCGCTCTCCACCCTGCAGGAGTGACACCTGCTCATGTAGGAGTGCATGTCAGCACAGTTGCTCATGCACTCATAGTGGCGACCCATAAAGTTCCGATCCTCATAGAAGATGatctggaaaagacaaaaccatTTTTTGAAATCAGTTGCtatgtgataaaataaatatttttcaatccCTAAAGATTGCCTACCTTGCCCCTCATGTACATGTCAGTTTTGCTCATCTCAGTGGTGCTCATGTTGGCTGCTGATGAGTGGTTGCTCTTGCTCCTGTTCTGCCTTCCTACCTGGTTTAACCCTTTCCTTTTATACCTGAGCAAATGTAAAGAACAACTGACCCTCCCTTCACAGAACTACTAACTAAGCAAGTTACTATAGAGTTGCACAGAATGCAGAGgttatgttctgttttttttctttgtcttcagtCTTTAGAAAGGTCTTTCAGATTTTACAAGCAGCATTTTTAACAGTGCTTGTTACAATAGACTGAGCCATGTGAATGTTAAGAATTCATTCTTGaatgaaacattgtttttgcagtggtcATCTAAActataatgacttttttttgtttttggtgtttacaaaatgaaaatttacTTCAACGCTCAAGATACTCAATATGAACAAATTTGGTGCAATCTATTTTTCTATGGTAATAGTACTGTAAGTGTACCATRTAGTGAGAAAAagattacttttgtttttgggtgAAACTTAcaattgaaaccagatatttacattcaCTGAATAAAATGTCTGTTAAATCAGTTAAGTTAAATCAGGCCATATTGTGAataagaattaatttttttttctatttgctaaatgtcagaaaacttaATGAGAAAATTTtcttagagatttttttaactTGCTTTGAATTCAGATGTTAACATACAGAATGaacattttgtctgtaaaaaatAGGAAAAGCGTAGGTGATGATGTTATGGCTTTAGAAACCTCTGATAGGTTAACGGacacatttgagttaattgcagACAGAACCGTGGACGTATGTTAAGGTCAGACCTGGACACACTGCTGTCTTGTTTGACATGATGggaaagtcaaaataaattggCCAGGACataaggaagaggaagaggaacaaTATCCGGATGCCTGAAGGTACCacattcttttatttaaaacattaggAAGTAAAGACATGATGGGAATGTACTGCCACAGGAAAGATACAGATTTTGTGTCCCAGAGATGAACATATTTCGGTCCGAAATATGCAGCACTGCAGACTGACTCCAGAacaaaaaacttatgaaactgaAGGAGGAAGAAGCCTTTACgtcagaagaaacataaaaagctaGATTGAATATGGACACAGGgacaaaaactttcatttttggagacatgtcctgAGGTCTGATGAAACTATAGTCAAACTGTTTGGGCATAATGACCATTGTTGgggtttttaaaattagctcaaGACCTGTAAAGAACCAGACACAAGACCAATGAGGTTTTTATGCCTTCCTTTGCAAAGGGAGGGATCCACAACCTCTAACCCGCTCGGGATCAAAGATTGGTGAGCTCTGCTCAACTCAGCTTGGGAATTGGCTTTTATTATGATGACCTTCTTCAGTAGAACAATGCTGAGATAACAGAACAGATGGACCCCTTGAGTAGGAAATTACATTATAGATAAAGAAAGAAccttaacccttgtgcatgcgaggactgaggcaaacatacAGTTTTACgcgtgtggggtcggttggaccccatttctaaacacaagggttaaagaaCAATTGATCAGAACCAGCTAGGCAACCGAACATACTGTgataaaacactcaaataaaatgataaaacaattattagTTTTACCCAACAACCATTGttacatttggagaaaaaactGGAATGCTTGTGTATAAGAATTATTCttcttataatttttattttatttattacttttatgtCTACGATGAGTTATGGTACAGCACATACTGTGCATAGAGAGTATGCACATAGCATTGACATGTAAATCTTTGCTTGCAAAACTCTGCTTACTCTCTGCCATAATCCGGGAGCACACATTTTCATCCAGTGGGTGATGCCTGCTAGAAGGAAACGAACGCACCCAGTATAATACTTTCACTCTATTGGCagagaggttgccaggcgatTGTGCTAAAAGGCAGTTCCATGTTTCAGAAGCGAGCAGAGACTAAGTCTGAGCGcaaggagaagttttgagtacaagcattacaagttttgagaagaaagacatgaagtcctgctttcaaaatgaaaatgtaagcaaaagtattaaaagttttgagaacaaaagacatgaaatcttgttttcagactgaaaatgtgtgctcttggactatggcagaaaaattccacCAAGCAAGCAGAAAGTTTTGCACGTCATAGCATTGCGACAAGGCCTGAATAAATTCGAAGACTCTTCCAAATACAGGCTTCAAATGCGCCCTTCCTTTTACCAGATTTGAAGGCTGGGTCTCGTGTATCTTTCATGGCCCACCACATGCCATAATTTATTGTGGATCGGAGTCAGCTTTTCAAGGTTAGCGTCAAAGGCGATGGAAAGTGATGAAAGCTGTAAGTAAATTTGTAtatattactttttaattaacacaaaatttactttaagaatttttttagCCAAGAATGTACCAGTATAAGACTCAAATATCTCATTTATCAATAGTTTTTTCATTGTAATATCACTCTGATGTTTTCTGTCAAGCTGTCCTTGACAGTAATCAGCTAGCAGAGAGATTGAGAAAAGACCTGACTCACAACACATCATTTTCAAAATCCCACTGGCTTTTCCCCAATGAGAGAAAGCTAAACACTGATATAATTAAGCGCAGTTAATGTATGTAacattgaaagattaaattTTTTCCTGACCAAATCATTATGGCGGACATTTCAAATTCCTTGTCATGTAAGCATTTTCATGGTCAATGTTAAATTTCAGTTAAGATTCAGCTGTAATCTCTTACATGAGAGCTGAAGgttatatttgaaaataaaccaatcacttgtttttattctttgtagTAGAAAAAtccaatacattttaaaatatgttatgatcaaattaacctttttttttattattttagaacaACTATCAACAGAACGTGATGAAGagtttacttaaaaatgtaagtaaatcTCAGTATAAAACAAAGCACTTGTGGTATTTTGgaattttcactgaaatatttaaacttatcCACACATGATCCTGGTCGCCAGAAAAAGTACATAGCTAAGCTCAGTTTCAATGTTAAGCTGTCCATTTGTTTTAGGGACCAAGGTGCAGACAGGACAATTCATCTCCCTGAGGGGCCAAAGATTATGCCACATTAGCCTACATACAGTGGCCTGCTCTGAAAATTTTCATTCCTCTTAAGATTCAGGcattttgtctctctttttctgtaTGTGCTAGGTTTATTCTAGAGAAGATGGGCCTCCAGGacaaagtgacaactttgcaaACCAAAAAGAAATGGGATCGTCTTAAAAACTTATATTGTATGTAAGTATGTCCCTTTTAATTGTCacaagcaaataaacaaataaaattgattgtATTGCTGTATTTGTCAACTACAATTTTGTGGTTTCCTCTGTAGGACTGCAAATATCCTGGTTCAGGAGAggaagcatatatatatatatatttatacacaaCCAAAGTCTTAGTGGGAGGtaaagcagacacacacacagaaacactagGCCAGAACTTGCATGAGGTACAAAGGTGGGGTGCACCTCCAggacttgcaaaaaaaaaaatggcacggAACATTGTTTTCATCATCCGATGTCTCGAAGGAGCGTGCTCCTTCATGATGAGTATTGAGGAGCTGAGCTCTCACACCTTAAAGTGGCCTCTTGTACGGAGTGATGAGGGGGAGTGGATGTTGGAGGCATGGGTACCCTCCATCTAAAAGAATGAAATGCCTTGGAGGAGGATAGAGTGACTGCCTATAGAGTGGGCTGTGGCGGAGTACCCTCAAGTCATGTACTGACTCGGGGCAGCCCACATAGGTGTCGATGAAGCTGCCCTGATGATCACAAACTGCTTGTAATATTATGGTTGGGAATAGTTTCCTATTCTGATATCACTGATCATCATGGCTGTTTGGACATTTAATGTGGATGTGGCAAACTTCGATTGCACCCACAGTCTTTGCAAAGGCTCTGTGGCGGCCAAGCCTTGCAAACCCATGGGACACTATATTACTCTTgagaaggacctcgctgcagcaaacagaaatggGCAGAGACAGAcctttggaaatgggaccattgcactctggaaatgaagggggcgctatttcctactTTATCCGCTGTCGCCTGTTTATATTATCTTtagaaatctgtgatatatcttcttcacctttaggaaggaATTCCAAAATTCAGCACGTATTTGAAtgtctctcttttatttacttctagCGCAGCTCACCATTCTTAAATTCTGTAGCTTTgtgtgaacttctaaatctgctccttagttgcatttttttcacttttgcttccgcctctagtggcgtggtgGTGGCAACACAACTAACAATTACAtcactaaatcagaatacttcaaagtctttattatttactattaattctggcattactggCTTTGTAAAAGATAAAATCTCCAATAAAACAccatactttattttattaaggaTGCAGTGCTAattaaatgaccaaaataagaaatttttcCATTATAAATAAGACCTATCTATATATTTCTATCACAATAAGAAGACATGAAAAGCAACATGATCAACTATGATAAAAAACCATGTATGATGAATTCATACAATGTTTACATAAGaaacttaattatttaattattttaaattaaggtATTCCTTCTAATTGTAAGTGGTCAAAACAAGTACAGCACTACATACggtaaaaataatctaatggggaattgttattaatttaaaagttgttttgtttaaatgaatttaataatgtttatatttgaataGAGTTTAGAAATAAGTGCAGAAACAGTAAACCATTTGCCGTCTTGTTACCCATACAGTAAATAATGTACAGGCtatgattacaaaaaaaaaacttattttacctAAACATTGTCTCAACCAGAGATATAAAGCACATCTGCGCCGATGGTATAACTCTTGTAATTCCTCAAATATTACATATGTgcacataaaacaacaaatcaacatCTCGTCCATCTCTTCTGCACCACTCTAATCATGATTGCAACACGACATACGTTACGCGGAGGGTGGGAACAGTTGGTGAAGGCTAGACCTGTCCGaattcacagcttctctcttgCAGATGTCATCCTACATAGACCTGgtccttcgaaggatgcagCCCTTGAATTCAGACACAGCTAGTCTCGTCAGGCATCCAACCTGGATGTTTCATGCCAAGTTTTGTGCTACTTGGCCATTGTGTATGAAAATTGTAGATTTTTGCTTGCTTTGCCAAGTTTGCCACTTGGCTAGGCCAATTATGAGctcaaaaacttttaatttcatgTTAGGGACAATTTTGGGAAAAGTtaggtgagtttttgaatacatttaagCCCCCAAATTTGGATTTCACAGCGGAAAAGAATAATATACGGGCAGCACTTCACAGCTCAGGCCTAATAAGGATGGGGAATTTATTTGGCTAACAGTTTTTGACTGAATTTAACCTTTTACCTTTGTACCATCCTAACTGTGAAGCATAAGGGTGCCAGGATCTTGTTTTGAGGCTGTTTTACTACAGTCATAAAATATCATGAGGAAAACCAGTATGTCTAAATATTGAAGCAAATCTATAGACATCAGCCTGGAAGTTATAGCTTGGATGCAGATTAGTCTTCCAAAAGAACAATACTAACATTAATAACACCATACAGCCAAAGGAGTTGGCTGTATGGTGTATAAAGTGGGTTGATGACaacaaagtttatgtttttacgTTTTCTTCACAAAGCTCCAATATCAGTCCTATGGAGAAGTTGCCACCCTAAATTATGAAAGGACTATGAACAATTGTCCAAAAGTCCCTGACTGCACTTATCTACATAGCACTTCCTCAAATGGTTGCAAAACGGTGCAGGGGAATGGGTGCAGAGGACCCAGACCATTTCAATATGAATCTAGGTCATAAATTTGTATTGCATTTTATTgatgtttcatgttttgatgCATATTTTAGACTAGGTGTTAATAAACAATCATAacaaaattatcataatttcaaaatacttttattaagCGGCATTAAACCTGACATATTTAATACCAGGARTCCATGATCCTCCTCATGCTCATGAACCTCATGCCTCCATATCCCATCTCCCTGAAGTTCCTGTACTCTCCAGGCCACATGTACATCATCCTGCCTCTGTAGTGGGGGTGCTCGTACATCAGCCAGTGGCCATCCATCACATGGCAGGACATGCAGTCAGACATGYGRTARCGATCCATGAAGGAATCACAGTCATCCATACACTCATGCATATGGCCACCGAAGTTCTCTCTCTCATAGATCCTCATCCTGTAGGATCCCCTGTACtgtaaaggaaacaaaaaattaatttaaaggtAATGAATATGCTGCTGTTAGTTCAGATGAGCAGAAAGATTCACCAACCCACCATGGGGACCATACGACAAGACCTGATGCAGTCCCTCCAGCCCATCATGCTCATGTAGTCACCGTACTCTCCCCTCCTGAAGAAGTACTGGTTTCCCATGTAGTTGGGGCGGTCATAGACCATGAAGCAGCCGCTCTCCACCCTGCAGGAGTGACACCTGCTCATGTAGGAGTGCATGTCAGCACAGTCGCTCATGCACTCATAGTGGCGACCCATAAAGTTCCGATCCTCATAGAAGATGatctggaaaagacaaaaccatTTTTTGAAATCAGTTGCtatgtgataaaataaatatttttcaatccCTAAAGATTGCCTACCTTGCCCCTCATGTACATGTCAGTTTTGCTCATCTCAGTGGTGCTCATGTTGGCTGCTGATGAGTGGTTGCTCTTGCTCCTGTTCTGCCTTCCTACCTGGTTTAACCCTTTCCTTTTATACCTGAGCAAATGTAAAGAACAACTGACCCTCCCTTCACAGAACTACTAACTAAGCAAGTTACTATAGTGCTGCACAGAATGCAGAGgttatgttctgtttttttttctttgtcttcagtCTTTAGAAAGGTCTTTCAGATTTATTAGCAGCATTTTTAACAGTGCTTGTTACAATAGACTAAGCCATGTGAATGTTaagaattatgtgttttttgtttcagcagGTAACTTCTCATTGGTGTGGACAGACATCACATGTGGCATACCACAATGTTCAACCCCTTCTATGTACAAGGTCCCACTAGCCCAGGTTGGAAAAAGTTATATGATTAGCTACACTAACTTCACAGATGAcacacacttttacatttcagtgtCACTGGGTGACTCTGAACCTATCGaagcactgaacagatgcttagaacaaATCAATGTGTCTATCTGCCGTAACGCTCTCCAACTGAATAGAAACAAACCTGAAGTTATCTTTTGACCTAAAGAGGAAAGATCAAGAATCAACATAGAcattacagctagaaactagagatcaggccTAAAATCTGGGTGTAGTAATGGACTcaaacctgaaccttcagagacacataaagataATTACAGTCATTCTTCTGTCACTTGAAAGGTCTTTAATTCCAGAATTAAAGAACTTACGCCCCAGcaatctagagaaactcatccatgcctAAAATGTCAGTCAGATACCGCAACTGATTCAGAACCCTACTGCTCGCATTTTCactaataaaaggaaaatagtGCACATCAAcacagttctaaagtccttacaCTGGCTTTCTGTAGCTCtgaaaatatgctttaaaatacttttgctagtttataaatcactgaatgtcTTAtaactaaaaaatacattaaagagctGTTATATAGGCCTTCTAGACCCACTGAGGTTTTATGGCCTGCATAACCAAAACCAGAACTAACCATGggaaagcagcattcagttttgaTGCTCCTGttgtctgaaacaaacttccataaaactgcaaaacaaaaacctaccTGTTTAGAATTGtctttgattcataataactggaacattgatcaacatagtTGATGTATATCTCcctgatgattttgatgatggcatttgacaaaaattattaataattggtGTTTCATAACTGGTTACTATATAGTGTTTTTATGGGGTAGGTAGAAGCTTAGGATGGGAAGGATGTCAGATGAAAGAAAGGCTGGCGTATTACGTGCAATGCAAGTTAATTTAAGATTTGGTTCctgaaaaatggtaaaatacaggacattttaatcaaagaaaTCTACCCAGATGCTCCAGACAAAGCATGAAAAGTGGACATGTGTGGGGAAAAGTGAAGGatttggttttctctgtgttgatttgagtttctctgtgtttatttttggttctgttccctgtgagtctctgtgttgtcctgtcagTGTCAACCCCGATTGTTTCCAGGTGTTTCTCATTCTGTGAttaccctctgtgtatttgaTCCCACCTGTGTCTCTGTCGGTCCTCGTTAGTCTTACATCTTGTGTAGCATTGTGTCTGTTGTTCCTGTCCagtagtgatgggcaaatgaagcctcatgaagcaatgaagctttccagccctttgctttgcaaaaaggctcattactcgatgcttcattcattgctcactagtgacatctgctggtgaaactgtaacagccttgtcactcagttggatcatacttccaaaaactactaaatgcaatattgtcacaaagttttcatcaaactcatgtttagtaacagaagaatcaatgaaaccatatttaattgtcatatgttttaattattaaaattatttgtagccAATCNNNNNNNNNNNNNNNNNNNNNNNNNNNNNNNNNNNNNNNNNNNNNNNNNNNNNNNNNNNNNNNNNNNNNNNNNNNNNNNNNNNNNNNNNNNNNNNNNNNNNNNNNNNNNNNNNNNNNNNNNNNNNNNNNNNNNNNNNNNNNNNNNNNNNNNNNNNNNNNNNNNNNNNNNNNNNNNNNNNNNNNNNNNNNNNNNNNNNNNNNNNNNNNNNNNNNNNNNNNNNNNNNNNNNNNNNNNNNNNNNNNNNNNNNNNNNNNNNNNNNNNNNNNNNNNNNNNNNNNNNNNNNNNNNNNNNNNNNNNNNNNNNNNNNNNNNNNNNNNNNNNNNNNNNNNNNNNNNNNNNNNNNNNNNNNNNNNNNNNNNNNNNNNNNNNNNNNNNNNNNNNNNNNNNNNNNNNNNNNNNNNNNNNNNNNNNNNNNNNNNNNNNNNNNNNNNNNNNNNNNNNNNNNNNNNNNNNNNNNNNNNNNNNNNNNNNNNNNNNNNNNNNNNNNNNNNNNNNNNNNNNNNNNNNNNNNNNNNNNNNNNNNNNNNNNNNNNNNNNNNNNNNNNNNNNNNNNNNNNNNNNNNNNNNNNNNNNNNNNNNNNNNNNNNNNNNNNNNNNNNNNNNNNNNNNNNNNNNNNNNNNNNNNNNNNNNNNNNNNNNNNNNNNNNNNNNNNNNNNNNNNNNNNNNNNNNNNNNNNNNNNNNNNNNNNNNNNNNNNNNNNNNNNNNNNNNNNNNNNNNNNNNNNNNNNNNNNNNNNNNNNNNNNNNNNNNNNNNNNNNNNNNNNNNNNNNNNNNNNNNNNNNNNNNNNNNNNNNNNNNNNNNNNNNNNNNNNNNNNNNNNNNNNNNNNNNNNNNNNNNNNNNNNNNNNNNNNNNNNNNNNNNNNNNNNNNNNNNNNNNNNNNNNNNNNNNNNNNNNNNNNNNNNNNNNNNNNNNNNNNNNNNNNNNNNNNNNNNNNNNNNNNNNNNNNNNNNNNNNNNNNNNNNNNNNNNNNNNNNNNNNNNNNNNNNNNNNNNNNNNNNNNNNNNNNNNNNNNNNNNNNNNNNNNNNNNNNNNNNNNNNNNNNNNNNNNNNNNNNNNNNNNNNNNNNNNNNNNNNNNNNNNNNNNNNNNNNNNNNNNNNNNNNNNNNNNNNNNNNNNNNNNNNNNNNNNNNNNNNNNNNNNNNNNNNNNNNNNNNNNNNNNNNNNNNNNNNNNNNNNNNNNNNNNNNNNNNNNNNNNNNNNNNNNNNNNNNNNNNNNNNNNNNNNNNNNNNNNNNNNNNNNNNNNNNNNNNNNNNNNNNNNNNNNNNNNNNNNNNNNNNNNNNNNNNNNNNNNNNNNNNNNNNNNNNNNNNNNNNN
Proteins encoded:
- the LOC103482114 gene encoding gamma-crystallin M2-like, which translates into the protein MSTTEMSKTDMYMRGKIIFYEDRNFMGRHYECMSDCADMHSYMSRCHSCRVESGCFMVYDRPNYMGNQYFFRRGEYGDYMSMMGWRDCIRSCRMVPMYRGSYRMRIYERENFGGHMHECMDDCDSFMDRYXMSDCMSCHVMDGHWLMYEHPHYRGRMMYMWPGEYRNFREMGYGGMRFMSMRRIMDSWY